The genomic stretch GATCTGCTCTCTGCCATATGCGCGGTCGGAAATGTAGATGAAGTCATTAACCTGCATGCATGCATACGTCTCCCATTTGCTCAATTCACAGTAAAAGCGAACAGATCGAGATGAAACCAGTCGAATAAGATACCTGAGGAGCCCATATCTCCTCATATTTGCAGGCGACGAGCATGGAGCTCACCCCCACAAGCTGCAACTCCCTCCTCGGAACAGTTTCCACTGAGAGGTATGCATCGACTATGTAGAACGTTAGGTATAGTGTCTCGGGCATCAGCTCAAACTTGCGGTGCACTTCAGTCAGCCAGTCGGCAAGAATCGATCTCATCTTCGCATTGATCTCGACCTGGGAACCCATGTAATCACGAGGTCTGCTGTATCTCTGCATTAACAATAGGAGGAGAAAATGCAATCAACCAAGGCGTGTGTAGTACAATGCAGCTCAGTGGAATTTGGATTGGGGGAAGTGAAGTACCTCAGCGAATCTGTAGAAGCTATATATGTCTTCCACATAATCGACAACAGCTAACTCATCGTCTGCATCCAACTCATCAATATCGTGTGCCAGATTGTTTGGTTTATGGACGACTTCACAAGCAACCTAAATCCAGATCGCAATATATATCAGAGGCAAATCTTATGCAAGAATGCTAGTGTTGAGGAAAGAACGTGAAACTTGTTTACCTTGCTTCGAGCAGTAAGTACTGAAGTGAGGGTGTGAACCTTCTTCCTGGAAGTTCTCCTATCACCATTTCCTGAACTGATCTCAATTACTTCCTCTGTTTTGAGGTTTACTGAGACCTTCTGTTCAGCAGCTTTTGCACCTTCATCTCCTGAACTGATTTCAATTACTTCCTCAGTTTTTGGCTTGACTGCAGCCTTCTGCTTCGCAGCTTTCGCACCTTCTTTTCCTCTTACATTGGCAGCTACAAATGCTGGCTTCTGAAATATTATGTATGTATAATTGATCCAGAACTAGCATATGGTAAAACAAAACCGGCAAGAAACAAAGGGAAAGATATATGCCTTATCAGGTTCGGCAGGTTGTGCATTCTCCAACACTTGAGCAGCAAATCTTGTAACAGGGATGAGGTTTATAAGTAGATGATTGTAAAGCCTTCAAGAAACTAAAGCATACTCCATCCAACGATATAAAAATGAGATTTTTGGCTCTGAACCGACCTAGCCACAGGGAGAGAAATCTGAGGCTGCACTTTTCTGGAGTCACGCAAGAAGAAGATCGAAGATTGAAAAGAAGAATCAGAAGCTATGGGATTGAAATGAATTTGCACCCGAAGGACTATTCTTGTGGAAAAATGGCGTTTGGATACTTGCCCGTCGACATCTCGAAAGTTAACACGATTTCCGATGTCTCCAAGCGCTCTCCGGTTCTTTTCGTCAGCTCCTGCGGCCGCTTTCTGCTTTCTGCCTGGTGAAGCAGCAGCACCTGATGATCAAAGGATTGTTGAGACCACATGAATTACCAGTGACATCGAGAGAAAAGAAGCCTTCAAGAAGCAGGTAATTGGAAATTGGGAAAGAAAGAGAGTGTCCAAGATCAAGAAACCCAGGGATTCGAGATGATCTAGAAGAAAGGTGAGAGATGCAATTTAAAGGTAGAAACCATGAGATATCCAAACTCCTAAACAGAAAGAAACTATATCCAGGCAGCCAAAGGCTGCAAAAAGGTCTCACCTTGCATCAAGTATCCAAGAAACCCAGATCACAAGTACCCCTACAAGAAGATGTTGCATCTTGCATATTAAAAAGCAGAAGAGGAACAAAGGGGAAGAATACCGCAACAGTGGGACTCAAAATGAGAGAAAAAGGTCCCAAGGAAGAGGGCTATCTTGTGAGATAAAACAAGAACCCatatatcaagaaagagaaacacCAAGTGAAGAGCATTCGTAAATGACTTCCTGATTACAGAACAAAACTCACCTCTCTGCTGCAGAGTTGCCACAGGAGCCTGCAGATGCCTTGACTCCAtcaagccttcttcttctttatctcctccttctccttctcctcctgctTCTTGTTGGCAGCTCTTCCAGAAACGGCTTGACAACACCGACGAGAAAAACGAACGAAGGCTTCTAGGATTCGCCACCGTTGATCGCCTGTCCCAGaggctctgtctctctctctctctgtttcccaACTGGCAGAGAACAAGAACGGAGTCTCTACACCGCAATCTCGTTCTCCTAACTCTACAATATCATTCTCATTCGTCCTCTTCCTTCTTTAGTTTCTCTCCGCCTTCTGTATGTGTTTGAAGGTGTGCTTGCGTTCTCTTCCTTTAATAAAGAAGGGGAGTCAAGAGGCAGGAGAGGCGTTAAAAGCATCCATAAGGTGCCTCCTCTCTCTTCCATCTCCAACGGTCGAATTGTGCGTGCTGTGAGATCATAACGGTCGGACCGAAAATTATCGGACGGCTAGGATGAGTTGGAGCGCCTAACGTCGGCGCGTGGCTGATGATTCACGACCCGGGCTCGCTCGGTCACAAAGGAAGAATCTAAGCCACTTATCGGGTCAGCGCACGAATCTTAACAACGCCCATCAAAATCATGAGGGTCAGCGCACGAATCTTAACAACGCCCATCAAAATCATGAGCGAACCTGGAAGAATAACGATCCCGGAAGATGGACGGACCTCAGCGATGTCAAGTCAAAGCTATTTCCTTGGTACACTCGCACGGATGTCGGTGGCGTCCATCGTCGTCGTGTGCGAATGTTAAAGCACTTGCAATACTGATGGACGGAGACCCAACCCGAGCTCGAGTTGAATCACGTAGTGATTACATTTAACCCGACCTATTGAATCGAGAGGGGAAGACAGCAGATGAACGAATGAACGCGTAAATCTGAGATCGATCTCCGACGCTTCCATCGATGCGCTCCGAagcaaggaggaagaagaagaagaagaattattCCCAGAAGAAGGAATTTTGGATGATTCCTtcgaaccctaaccctaataGGTATTTTCTGTAGAATGCAACCGAAGCGGAGGCCCCTCCTTCCgctccttttcttcctctccttcgccgccctcctcctcctcttctccttccactCCACCACATCCTCCTCCTCCCgttcctccctcctcctctcagAAAACCATAATCCTAATCCTCGCTTCACTTTCATCATCAAACTCCTCACATTCGACCGCATCGACTCACTCCGCCGCTGCCTCCGCTCCCTTGCCGCCACCGACTACGCTGGCGACCGCGTCCACCTCCACGTCCTCGTCGACCACTTCCGCCCCGCCAATGGATCGTCCGCCCCCTCGGTCGACCGCAAGCTGGAGGAGTCGCGCCGGATCCTGGATCTTATCGACCGGTTCCGGTGGGTCCACGGGGAGAAGATCGTTCACTACCGGACGGCCAACGCCGGGCTCCAGGCCCAGTGGCTGGAGGCCTGGTGGCCGAGCTCCGACGACGAGTTCGCTTTCGTGGTGGAGGATGACCTCGAGCTGTCGCCGCTGTACTATAAGTTCCTGAAACGGCTGATCTTGAAGTACTACTACGACCC from Musa acuminata AAA Group cultivar baxijiao chromosome BXJ1-3, Cavendish_Baxijiao_AAA, whole genome shotgun sequence encodes the following:
- the LOC135631429 gene encoding G2/mitotic-specific cyclin S13-7-like, which translates into the protein MESRHLQAPVATLQQRGAAASPGRKQKAAAGADEKNRRALGDIGNRVNFRDVDGKVQPQISLPVARFAAQVLENAQPAEPDKKPAFVAANVRGKEGAKAAKQKAAVKPKTEEVIEISSGDEGAKAAEQKVSVNLKTEEVIEISSGNGDRRTSRKKVHTLTSVLTARSKVACEVVHKPNNLAHDIDELDADDELAVVDYVEDIYSFYRFAERYSRPRDYMGSQVEINAKMRSILADWLTEVHRKFELMPETLYLTFYIVDAYLSVETVPRRELQLVGVSSMLVACKYEEIWAPQVNDFIYISDRAYGREQILATEKAILNKLEWNLTVPTPYVFLVRFLKAAMSDKEMENMAFFFAELGLMHYSMVIKHRPSMLAASAVYAARWTLERSPRWTETLERHTGYDELQLGDCAQHLLSFHASAAESKLRAVYSKYSSSRRGAVALRSPATKPL